From the genome of Herpetosiphonaceae bacterium:
CACAGGCCAAACGCATGGTCGCTCATGCCGAAGAAATGGCCGATCAGCGGATAGGCGAAGAGGCCGAACGCGCCCAGCGCCAGGATCGCCGCGATTGCGAACGATGCGTCTTCGTCTTCGGCGTCGATCGCGCCCTGCGTGGCAATAATCGCCGAGACGCCGCAGATCGACGAGCCGACCGCCAGCAGCGCCGTGAGCTTGGGACCGAGGCCAAAGATGCGGCTGAAGCCAATCATGATCCCGATCGCCAGCGCCAGCTCCAGCACCACCAGCAGCAGGCTAACGCCGCCGAGCTTCAGCACATCCGAGAGCAGAAAGCGCACGCCGAGCAGCACGATGCCGAGCTTGAGCCAGAACTCGTAGGTCGCGATGCCGGGATCGAAGACCTGAAACCATTTGCGGCTGCCGAACAGGTTGCCGATCAGCAGCCCAAAGATGATCGCCCAGAGCACATACTCGATGTTGGGCAGCGACAGATTCGAGCTTTTGGCGAAGCCCTTGACGCTCACCTCGGCCAGCTTGCCCGCGTAGCCGATGCCGAGCAGCAGCGCCAGCCCCGGCACCAGCCGCAGCAGCCGCGCGAATAGATTCAACGGGGCCGGTTCGCGCCGGGCTCCTTCCGAATGTATCGCAGTAGTCATAGTTCCTCTATGTATTCAATAACAGGCGTTACGCGGTGAGCATGATGGGCCTGCGGCAGAGCGGTGCAACGCCTTGTTTGGGTCGTCCCATGCTGCCGCAGGCTATCATGTTCCTGGTGAACCAGCGACCGCGTACGTCCTGTCGATAACAGGTATATCACCAAGAGATCGTCGGCAAAAGTCCGCTGATCACCAGCAGCGCCAGCACGCCCGCCGCGATCACCGACCACCAATCCAGCGAGAAGCCCACGCGGACCGCCTTGATCCGCTCGATCGTGTTGGGATGGTTGGGCTTGAGTTGGGCCATGAGTTTGCTCCTTCTATTTCTTGATCAGTCTTCCACACCGACATGGCGCAGGGCACAGCCCCGCCGAGGCCGGATCGACGATGATCCGGTCACTGTCGGCCTTGACAGCCTTCGCGTCGGTGCGCAGCGTGATTTCAGGATTGGATACGGGATTTCAGGCAGGCTCAAGGTGCAGACCGCACTCGGTCTTATTGAAGCCGGCCCAGCGCCCGGAGCGCGGCGCGTCGCTCGTGGGCAGGCTGGTACAGGTGTAGCAGCCGATCGATCGGTAGCCCTGGTCGAGCAGCGGGTTGTACGGCACATGATGCTCATGCATGTAGCGCCAGACATCGCGCTCGTTCCAGAAGGCCAGCGGATTGAGCTTGATCAGGTGGTACTTGCTGCTCCACTCGATCAGCGCGGTATTGGCGCGGCTATGGCTGTTGCCGCGCCGCACGCCCGTAACCCATGCCGCATACGGCTTGAGCGCCTCGCCAAGCGGCTGCACCTTGCGCAGCCCGCAGCAGCGGTCGGGGTCGCGCCGCCACAGCGACTCGCCCTCTTCGAGCGCCTGCTGCGCAACCGTGCGCGCGGGCTTCACCGCGATCAGGTTAATCTCGTAGCGCTGGCGAATCTCATCGATCAGGCGGTACGTCTCGTCGAAGAGCAGCCCGGTGTCGATGTACAGCACCGGCGTGTGCGGCGCGACCGTCGCGATCATATCGAGCAGCACCAGGCCAGCAGCGCCGCCGAACGAGCAGGTCAGTGCCATGTGTTCGTCCCACTGGCGGCTGGCCCAGGCCAACAAAGTCTGTGGTGTCGTCGTCCTGAAGAGCACGTTCCACTGCTCCAGGGCAGCCGCCTCAGGACCGGGCGTGTGCAATGTGTCTAACATCCTGCTTCCACCAAAAACTCATGCTAGGTGTACGATCCTGCCCGGCGCGCTGCCGCGCAGGATTGTGTAGCCAGTATTGTCGGAAGTGATCGGGCCGAGCGTTACTTCAAGCTGCAACCAGCTCGCGCGCCGCCCAATCACCAAACGCCTCATCGCCACTCCGGCGCTGCTTCCACTGATCGAGCGCGTCGGCCAGCACGTCCACCAGATTATCGACGCGAACATCGGCCCGGTAGAGCTGCGCCAGGCGAGTGCCCGCGAAGCTGCCGCCAACATACACGTTGTACAGATTCAAGCTGCGCCCGACGATGCCGATCTCCGCTGTCGGCGGACGCGAGCAGGCGTTGGGACAGCCCGACATCCGAATCCAGACGCGATCGTCTCCGTAGCCGCGCTGCTCAAGCTCGCCGATCAAATCCGGCAGGTAGCGCTCGCTCTCGGCCACGGCCAGGCCACAGGTCGGCAGCGCCGGACAGGCCATCGCGTAGCGCCGCAGCTCGCTCAGCGTGCCGCCGCTGGTCAGCAGGCCGTACTGCGCCAGCAGCGCCTCGACGCGCGGCTTGTCTGCGGCGCTGATATTAACCAGCACCAGATTTTGCTGCGCGGTCAGCCGAATCTCCGGCTGGAACTCCTCGATGATCGCCCGCAGGCCGGTCTTGGCCGGATGCGTCGGCGTGTCTTTGATGCGTCCGTTCTCGATCCAGACACCAACCAGCCAGCGTCCATCGGCCTGCTGCTGCCAGCCGAGATGATCGTGAACATCGTAGTGGCCGATCTCAGCCGGAGGCGGCAGGCGGTAGCCAAGCCGATGCGCGAGTTCGTCTTGGAACCAGGCCACGCCGCGATCTTCGAGGACATATTTCAGCCGCGCATGACGCCGGTTGGTGCGGTCGCCGTAGTCGCGGTAGATCGCCGTAGCCACTTCGAGCACCGCCAACGCCTGCTCCGCAGTCACAAAACCGATCCGATCGCCAAGCCGGGGAAACGTCTCGGCCTTGCCATGCGTGCTGCCCAGGCCGCCGCCCGCTACCAGATTGAAGCCTTGCAGCTCGCCGTCGTCGGCCAGAATCGCCTCAAGCGCCAGGTCTTGCGTGAAGAGATCGATGCAGTTGTCGTGCGGCAGGCCGATGCCCATCTTGTGCTTGCGCGGCATGTACGTCGGGCCGTAGAACGACTCGTCACGCTTTGGCTGCACATCCACGCGGGTGCCGTCGGCCATGATCTTCTGGCCGTCGAGCCACAGCTCGTAGTAGGCCGTCGAGTCGGGCATGAACCGGTCGCTGATCTGCTGGGCGAGCACCTGATAATCGAACGTATTGCCCGGCAGTAGATCGGCCACGGGACAGGTCAGCGTGTTGCGGGCGACATCGCCGCAGCCGCCGTAGGTCGAGATCCAGCGCTCGTTCAGCTCGCGGATCAGCGTCTTCAAGTTAGCTTTGCCGACGCCGTGAAACTGAAAGTCCTGGCGGGTGGTGATGCGTAGTGTGTTGTTGGCAAGCCGCGAGGCCAGGTCGTCGGCCAGCATATACTGCGCGGCGGTCAGCCGACCGCCCGGAAACTTGGTGCGAACCATGAACGACCACGCGCGATCCAGACCTTGCTGCTTGCGCACCTTGCGCACATCGCGGTCGTCCTGCTGGTAGCTGCCATGGAACTTGAGCAGCTGGTACGAGTCCTCCGACACACGATCGGTGGCTTCGTCCGCCAGCTCCTCCCAGAGCTGCCCGGCCAGACCTTGGCTATCGAGCTTGAGGTCCTCGACCTTCGAGAGACTTGCCGTTGTGGCTCCTTGTGCATTCTCTGGCATACCTATCACCTTCCAGATATATTCCATCAACCGAATCAGCGCGCTGCATACCTACGGCGATCGGTTGTCGTCGGCGCTCCAGGCGGCGCGAGCTTTTGCCGCAAAAAAGACCCCCGTCCACGGGACGGAGGCTCGCAGCATGGCGCACGTTACGCGCACCACCACGGCGACAACCTCTCATCTTCCAGAACGATCTGCCGGAATTAGCACCGTGGGCGAGCGATCTGGCGGATGGTGCTTAGCCTCGCTGCTGCGCACGCGCTTGACATATCGCCGCGTTCGGTTGCTGGGGCTTCGCCGGGCCGGTCCCTCCACCCCTCTGGATAAGAGCTTTGTCGTATTATTTCTTAGCTACAATATAAGTTAGTTAATTAAGATTGTCAAGTATGAATTTAAGCGAGATTCTTAAGAATGTGCTATAAGCAAACGTACGCTGCGCTATCAGGCCACAACCAAAAATCGTAAAATCCCTCTTGACAAATGCCGCCGGTATCGCATATAGTATTGCCAGCTTTGGGAGCGGTCCCAACAGAAATCGACGAGACGCAGATACCAAGCGCCAGAACATAGCCTGAGCAGAAGATCCAGCGCAGGATCTTGACCATCGCACGCTGATCGTAGCAGCTTATCCACAGCAAGCTTATCAACATGTGGATAAGTTGGGGGTTTTTGCCCAAAATTTGCTTTTTCTTTGAGAGCGCTCCCATATGACGACACTGACGATCGAACAAATCGCTGAGCTGGCCGACGTTTCTCGCTCCACGGTTTCGCGGGTGTTGAACAATCATCCCAGCGTGCGGCCCGCCGTACGCGACCGAATTCTGCGGATCATCAGCGAGAACGACTACGCGCCACAGGCTGCCGCGCGCAGCCTGGCAAGCCGCCGCACCAACGTGATCGGCCTGGTGATTCCACGCAGCGCCGCCGTTATCTTCTCCGATCCGTTCTTTCCGCATGTGATCCAGGGCATTACCGAGGCATGTACCAGCCGGGGCTACTTTTTGATGCTCTCGATGGTGACAGCCGATCTGGAGCAGGGCTTCTACAATCGCATCCTGCGCAGCCGCCACTTCGACGGCGTGCTGATGCTCTCCAGCGATGTCGACGATCCGATCCTGCCGCTGCTGATGAAAGATCGCACGCCGCTGGTGCTGGTTGGGCGGCATCCCTACTTCACCAACCTGAGCTGGGTCGATGTCGAAAACCGCGAGGGCGCACGCGAGGCCGTGATGCATCTGATCGGGCTGGGACACAACCACATCGCGACGATCAACGGGCCGCTGCATATGGCGGCAGGCATCGACCGTCGCGACGGCTATAAGCAGGCGCTGCTGGAGGCCGGGCT
Proteins encoded in this window:
- a CDS encoding NADPH-dependent assimilatory sulfite reductase hemoprotein subunit: MPENAQGATTASLSKVEDLKLDSQGLAGQLWEELADEATDRVSEDSYQLLKFHGSYQQDDRDVRKVRKQQGLDRAWSFMVRTKFPGGRLTAAQYMLADDLASRLANNTLRITTRQDFQFHGVGKANLKTLIRELNERWISTYGGCGDVARNTLTCPVADLLPGNTFDYQVLAQQISDRFMPDSTAYYELWLDGQKIMADGTRVDVQPKRDESFYGPTYMPRKHKMGIGLPHDNCIDLFTQDLALEAILADDGELQGFNLVAGGGLGSTHGKAETFPRLGDRIGFVTAEQALAVLEVATAIYRDYGDRTNRRHARLKYVLEDRGVAWFQDELAHRLGYRLPPPAEIGHYDVHDHLGWQQQADGRWLVGVWIENGRIKDTPTHPAKTGLRAIIEEFQPEIRLTAQQNLVLVNISAADKPRVEALLAQYGLLTSGGTLSELRRYAMACPALPTCGLAVAESERYLPDLIGELEQRGYGDDRVWIRMSGCPNACSRPPTAEIGIVGRSLNLYNVYVGGSFAGTRLAQLYRADVRVDNLVDVLADALDQWKQRRSGDEAFGDWAARELVAA
- a CDS encoding LacI family DNA-binding transcriptional regulator, which produces MTTLTIEQIAELADVSRSTVSRVLNNHPSVRPAVRDRILRIISENDYAPQAAARSLASRRTNVIGLVIPRSAAVIFSDPFFPHVIQGITEACTSRGYFLMLSMVTADLEQGFYNRILRSRHFDGVLMLSSDVDDPILPLLMKDRTPLVLVGRHPYFTNLSWVDVENREGAREAVMHLIGLGHNHIATINGPLHMAAGIDRRDGYKQALLEAGLPINPEIMVEGDFTQQGGYLAMTRLLNLPQRPTAVFVASDTMAFGALRAIHEAGLSVPGDIALVSFDDLPSALFATPPLTTMHQPIYEMGFAAAELLIGRLERQDGLPPQRRIPTTLVIRQSCGAAMMCRPG
- a CDS encoding phosphoadenylyl-sulfate reductase; this translates as MLDTLHTPGPEAAALEQWNVLFRTTTPQTLLAWASRQWDEHMALTCSFGGAAGLVLLDMIATVAPHTPVLYIDTGLLFDETYRLIDEIRQRYEINLIAVKPARTVAQQALEEGESLWRRDPDRCCGLRKVQPLGEALKPYAAWVTGVRRGNSHSRANTALIEWSSKYHLIKLNPLAFWNERDVWRYMHEHHVPYNPLLDQGYRSIGCYTCTSLPTSDAPRSGRWAGFNKTECGLHLEPA
- a CDS encoding putative sulfate exporter family transporter; its protein translation is MTTAIHSEGARREPAPLNLFARLLRLVPGLALLLGIGYAGKLAEVSVKGFAKSSNLSLPNIEYVLWAIIFGLLIGNLFGSRKWFQVFDPGIATYEFWLKLGIVLLGVRFLLSDVLKLGGVSLLLVVLELALAIGIMIGFSRIFGLGPKLTALLAVGSSICGVSAIIATQGAIDAEDEDASFAIAAILALGAFGLFAYPLIGHFFGMSDHAFGLWTGLAVDNTAEASAAGALFSDAAGKVAVLAKTTRNAMIGFVVLGAALLFAARSGREFQGSKAGFIWSKFPKFVLGFLLFSTLASLQVFDKSQTTSLANLSRWAFLLTFAGVGLRTNIGELRRQGLRPFIVGALAELSVAAATLLLVLAVDKLIGLS